From a single Pseudomonas sp. A34-9 genomic region:
- a CDS encoding MOSC domain-containing protein has product MTPLQQLIADVPQTGRVRWIGVRPESRGPMIELDAVEARLEAGLTGDHARPGVRNARQVTLIQWEHLAVISALMGRPDDHPVRPEDLRRNLVISGINLFSLKGRRFRIGQAILETTGWCQPCARLQNNLGPGTFQAVRGHGGITARVLQSGIIRLEDIVSVEPVPDSGYAAFNPG; this is encoded by the coding sequence GTGACGCCGCTGCAGCAATTGATCGCCGATGTACCGCAAACCGGCCGTGTGCGCTGGATCGGCGTGCGTCCCGAATCCCGTGGGCCGATGATCGAACTGGATGCGGTGGAAGCGCGGCTGGAAGCAGGACTGACTGGTGACCACGCCCGCCCCGGTGTGCGTAACGCGCGGCAGGTGACGCTGATCCAGTGGGAACATCTGGCGGTGATCAGCGCATTGATGGGCCGCCCCGACGATCATCCGGTCAGGCCTGAAGACTTGCGGCGCAATCTCGTTATCAGCGGTATCAATTTGTTTAGCCTCAAGGGGCGGCGCTTTCGCATCGGTCAGGCCATATTAGAAACCACGGGCTGGTGCCAGCCTTGCGCACGCCTGCAGAACAACCTCGGCCCCGGCACCTTCCAGGCGGTGCGCGGGCATGGCGGAATTACCGCGCGGGTGTTACAAAGCGGGATCATTCGCCTCGAAGACATAGTGAGCGTCGAACCGGTTCCGGACAGCGGCTATGCTGCGTTCAACCCCGGATAA
- a CDS encoding A24 family peptidase: MPIDELFALYPLAFVFTALLLGLVVGSFLNVLVWRLPKMLERDWRQQARDVLGLTGETPLPTYNLMMPHSECPHCAHRIRPWENIPLLSYLWLRGRCSACAAPISKRYPLTELICGLLSAFIAWHFGFGWPACVLIFLTWGLLAMSLIDTEHQLLPDVLVLPLLWLGLIVNSFGVFVPLHDALWGAVAGYMALWSVFWLFKLLTGKDGIGHGDFKLLALLGAWGGWQILPLTILLSSLVGAIIGVIFLRLREQKTSTPIPFGPYLAIAGWIALLWGGQITDFYWQSVGLK; this comes from the coding sequence ATGCCTATCGACGAACTGTTTGCCCTGTATCCGCTGGCCTTTGTCTTCACCGCCCTGCTGCTTGGTCTGGTGGTCGGCAGTTTCCTTAACGTGCTGGTCTGGCGCCTGCCGAAAATGCTCGAACGCGACTGGCGTCAACAGGCCCGTGATGTGCTCGGTTTGACCGGCGAGACGCCGCTGCCCACCTACAACCTGATGATGCCGCACTCCGAATGCCCGCATTGCGCCCACCGGATCCGTCCGTGGGAAAACATTCCTCTGCTCAGTTATCTGTGGCTGCGTGGGCGTTGTTCAGCGTGCGCGGCGCCCATCAGCAAACGCTATCCGTTGACCGAACTGATCTGTGGATTGCTCTCGGCCTTCATCGCCTGGCACTTCGGTTTCGGTTGGCCGGCGTGCGTGCTGATCTTCCTCACCTGGGGTTTGCTGGCGATGAGCCTGATCGACACCGAACATCAACTGTTGCCCGATGTGCTGGTGCTGCCGTTGCTGTGGCTGGGGTTGATCGTCAACAGCTTCGGCGTGTTCGTGCCGTTGCACGATGCACTGTGGGGCGCGGTGGCCGGTTACATGGCGCTGTGGTCGGTGTTCTGGCTGTTCAAACTGCTGACCGGCAAGGACGGCATCGGCCATGGTGATTTCAAGCTGTTGGCGCTGCTCGGCGCCTGGGGCGGCTGGCAGATTTTGCCGCTGACGATTCTGCTGTCATCATTGGTCGGCGCCATTATCGGGGTGATTTTTCTGCGTTTGCGCGAGCAGAAAACCTCGACGCCGATCCCCTTCGGCCCCTATCTGGCAATTGCCGGCTGGATTGCCTTGCTCTGGGGTGGTCAAATAACCGACTTCTATTGGCAGTCTGTCGGTTTGAAATGA
- a CDS encoding energy-coupling factor ABC transporter permease: MIGAELLSTTSLTLGWLIYVPVLLWAIVRAPWVELFSDSRRQHLLFGTVFALFLLWLVRRDFDTGVSYHFIGMTAVTLLLDWPLAIVGGLVAQTGLVLLGRQDLLAVGVNGSLLILLPVLITECVAILVERAQPRNPFVYIFCSGFFAAALSALLCLILSLTLLWYDGLFAMPEWLEDFIGYLWLIIFPEAFINGMIISALVVFSPEWLETFNRTRYLSAPWKDDDPKS; this comes from the coding sequence ATGATTGGAGCTGAACTGCTTTCGACAACGAGCCTGACGCTCGGCTGGCTGATTTATGTGCCTGTGCTGCTCTGGGCGATCGTGCGTGCGCCGTGGGTCGAGTTGTTCAGCGACAGTCGGCGTCAGCATCTGTTGTTCGGCACCGTATTCGCGTTGTTTCTGTTGTGGCTGGTGCGCAGGGATTTTGACACGGGCGTGTCTTATCACTTTATCGGCATGACGGCGGTAACCCTGTTGCTGGATTGGCCGCTGGCGATTGTCGGTGGCCTGGTGGCGCAGACTGGCCTGGTGTTGTTGGGCCGCCAGGATCTGCTGGCCGTTGGGGTCAATGGTTCGCTGCTGATTCTGTTACCGGTGTTGATCACTGAATGTGTAGCGATCCTCGTCGAGCGCGCGCAGCCGCGTAACCCGTTCGTCTACATCTTCTGCTCCGGATTCTTCGCGGCTGCGCTTTCAGCCCTGTTATGCCTGATTCTGAGCCTGACCCTGCTGTGGTACGACGGTCTCTTCGCCATGCCGGAGTGGCTGGAAGACTTCATCGGTTACTTGTGGCTGATCATTTTCCCCGAAGCGTTCATCAACGGCATGATCATCAGTGCGCTGGTGGTATTCAGTCCGGAATGGCTGGAGACCTTCAACCGCACGCGTTACCTTTCGGCGCCGTGGAAGGATGACGACCCCAAGTCTTGA
- a CDS encoding DUF1780 domain-containing protein, giving the protein MDDSDYLRLLTIAAEQANAFLSNARKWERERWVCQRLLQGLNIPYRADEFAPAGEPPDVLFRDANFEVFFVLDEGRRLNDEWRDELQRRRSAFSLSQLVRREAKPKRIPANEFLMRLAPTLRKKAHNYKERGMDLGELDIIAFASLKREVLDLNSHFPPPTEYLRQGWRSLSLVGPTFARVLFAHPDAPDFLRSNLGRSIVFDVGISL; this is encoded by the coding sequence ATGGATGACTCAGATTATTTACGCCTGCTGACCATCGCGGCCGAGCAGGCCAACGCCTTTCTGTCCAATGCCCGCAAATGGGAGCGTGAGCGTTGGGTCTGCCAACGCCTGCTGCAAGGCCTGAACATTCCCTACCGCGCCGACGAATTCGCGCCGGCTGGCGAACCGCCGGATGTGCTGTTTCGCGATGCCAATTTCGAGGTGTTCTTCGTACTCGACGAGGGGCGCCGACTAAACGACGAATGGCGCGACGAACTGCAGCGCCGCCGCAGCGCCTTTTCCCTCAGCCAACTGGTGCGCCGCGAAGCCAAGCCCAAGCGCATCCCGGCCAATGAATTCCTGATGCGACTGGCGCCGACCTTGCGCAAAAAAGCCCACAACTACAAGGAACGCGGTATGGATCTGGGTGAACTGGACATCATTGCTTTCGCCAGCCTCAAGCGTGAAGTGCTCGACCTGAACAGCCATTTCCCGCCGCCGACCGAATATCTGCGTCAAGGCTGGCGCTCGCTGTCGCTGGTCGGCCCGACCTTCGCTCGCGTGCTGTTCGCCCACCCGGATGCGCCGGACTTTCTGCGCAGCAACCTCGGTCGCAGCATCGTCTTCGACGTCGGGATCAGCCTGTGA
- a CDS encoding EF-hand domain-containing protein — translation MSGTSTLGKKSIGLIGAALAGGLMLSGSVFAAQPLAQGYMVASAETSVKAPEGKCGEGKCGDASMAKTDSDGDGKVSRAEFLKVAPKSDFDKIDTNHDGFIDEQEAYNNVKANFEANGKKMPKGLFEHLKDQDGA, via the coding sequence ATGTCCGGTACTTCGACCCTCGGTAAAAAATCCATTGGCCTGATCGGCGCCGCGCTGGCGGGTGGCCTGATGCTGTCTGGTTCGGTGTTTGCCGCCCAGCCACTGGCGCAGGGGTACATGGTCGCGTCGGCGGAAACCTCTGTGAAAGCACCGGAAGGCAAATGCGGTGAAGGCAAATGTGGCGATGCCTCGATGGCCAAAACGGACAGCGACGGTGACGGCAAGGTCTCGCGCGCCGAATTCCTGAAAGTCGCGCCGAAGTCCGACTTCGACAAGATCGACACTAACCATGACGGTTTCATCGACGAGCAAGAGGCCTACAACAACGTGAAGGCCAACTTTGAAGCCAATGGCAAGAAGATGCCGAAGGGCCTGTTCGAGCACCTGAAAGATCAAGACGGCGCCTGA
- the coaE gene encoding dephospho-CoA kinase (Dephospho-CoA kinase (CoaE) performs the final step in coenzyme A biosynthesis.) has product MNTPVEKPWILGLTGGIGSGKSAAAQHFIDLGIHVVDADHAARWVVEPGRPALAQIAEHFGPGVLQADGTLDRAALRKLIFELPEQRRWLEALLHPLIAEEIAHHLALAKSPYAILVSPLLIESGQYAMTQRILVIDAPQQLQIERTLQRDQTSEQQVQAILKAQSSREDRVSRADDVVVNDRDLAWLHSEVERLHHFYLTLSGGQA; this is encoded by the coding sequence ATGAATACCCCTGTGGAAAAACCCTGGATTCTCGGCCTTACCGGCGGCATCGGCAGCGGCAAGAGCGCGGCGGCTCAGCACTTCATTGATCTGGGTATCCACGTGGTGGATGCCGATCACGCGGCGCGTTGGGTGGTTGAACCCGGGCGTCCGGCGCTGGCGCAGATTGCCGAGCACTTCGGCCCCGGCGTGCTGCAGGCCGATGGCACGCTGGACCGCGCAGCCCTGCGCAAACTGATCTTCGAATTGCCGGAGCAACGTCGCTGGCTCGAAGCGCTGCTGCATCCGTTGATCGCCGAAGAAATCGCCCATCACCTGGCGCTGGCAAAATCGCCTTACGCGATTCTGGTTTCGCCACTGCTGATCGAGTCCGGGCAATACGCGATGACCCAGCGCATCCTGGTGATCGACGCACCGCAACAATTGCAGATCGAACGCACCTTGCAGCGTGACCAGACCAGCGAGCAGCAGGTTCAGGCGATCCTCAAGGCTCAGTCGAGCCGCGAAGACCGTGTGAGCCGCGCCGACGACGTGGTGGTCAACGACCGCGACCTCGCCTGGCTGCACAGCGAAGTCGAGCGTCTGCATCACTTTTACCTGACTTTATCCGGAGGCCAAGCATGA
- a CDS encoding DUF3094 family protein, translating to MTSRLNPEDQKHVEEYLQLSQHRVERRPFRPWMLLVLVLAVTIGLGLLSRLISYLTL from the coding sequence ATGACCAGCCGCCTGAACCCCGAAGACCAGAAACATGTCGAAGAGTACCTGCAACTGTCCCAACACCGAGTCGAGCGCCGGCCTTTCCGGCCGTGGATGCTCCTCGTGCTGGTGCTGGCAGTGACCATTGGTCTGGGCCTGTTGAGCCGACTTATCAGTTACCTGACGCTATGA
- a CDS encoding NAD(P)/FAD-dependent oxidoreductase: MSHRIVIVGGGAGGLELATRLGKTLGKRGTASVMLVDANLTHIWKPLLHEVAAGSLNSSEDELNYVAQAKWNHFEFQLGRMSGLDRAQKKIQLAATYDENGVELVPAREVQYDSLVISVGSTTNDFGTQGAAQHCLFLDTRKQAERFHQQLLNHYLRAHAGQTDVVEQISVAIVGAGATGVELAAELHNAAHELAAYGLDRIKPENMHITLIEAGPRVLPALPERISGPVHKTLEKLGVNVMTNASVSEVTADSLITADGNEIKASLKVWAAGIRAPGFLKDIDGLETNRINQLQVLPTLQTTRDENIFAFGDCAACPQPGTDRNVPPRAQAAHQQASLLAKSLKLRIEGKTLPEYKYTDYGSLISLSRFSAVGNLMGNLTGSVMLEGWLARMFYVSLYRMHQMALYGPFRTAMLMLGSKIGRGTEPRLKLH; the protein is encoded by the coding sequence ATGTCCCATCGTATTGTTATTGTCGGCGGCGGCGCCGGCGGTCTGGAGTTGGCTACCCGTCTGGGTAAGACTCTGGGCAAGCGCGGCACGGCCAGTGTGATGCTGGTCGACGCGAACCTGACGCACATCTGGAAGCCATTGCTGCACGAAGTGGCCGCCGGATCGCTGAACTCTTCCGAAGACGAACTCAACTATGTTGCCCAGGCAAAATGGAACCACTTCGAGTTCCAGCTGGGGCGCATGAGCGGGCTTGATCGTGCGCAGAAGAAAATCCAGCTGGCGGCAACCTACGACGAAAACGGCGTAGAACTGGTGCCTGCGCGTGAAGTGCAGTACGACTCGCTGGTCATCAGTGTCGGCAGCACCACCAACGATTTCGGCACGCAGGGCGCGGCGCAGCACTGCCTGTTCCTCGACACGCGCAAACAGGCCGAGCGCTTCCACCAGCAATTGCTTAATCACTATCTGCGTGCACACGCCGGGCAAACCGATGTGGTCGAGCAGATCAGCGTGGCGATTGTCGGTGCCGGCGCCACAGGCGTTGAACTGGCGGCAGAACTGCACAACGCCGCCCATGAACTGGCGGCCTATGGCCTGGACCGAATCAAACCGGAAAACATGCACATTACCCTGATCGAAGCCGGCCCACGGGTATTGCCAGCCCTGCCCGAGCGTATCAGCGGGCCGGTGCACAAAACCCTGGAAAAGCTCGGGGTCAACGTGATGACCAACGCCTCGGTCAGCGAAGTGACCGCCGACAGCCTGATCACCGCCGACGGCAACGAGATCAAGGCCAGCCTGAAAGTCTGGGCTGCAGGTATTCGTGCACCGGGTTTCCTCAAGGACATCGACGGCCTGGAAACCAACCGCATCAATCAACTGCAAGTGCTGCCAACGCTGCAAACCACCCGCGACGAAAACATCTTCGCCTTCGGTGACTGCGCGGCCTGCCCGCAACCAGGCACCGATCGCAACGTACCGCCACGTGCACAAGCGGCGCATCAACAGGCGTCACTGCTGGCCAAGTCGCTGAAGTTGCGCATCGAAGGCAAAACCCTGCCGGAGTACAAGTACACCGACTACGGCTCGCTGATCTCGCTGTCGCGTTTTTCGGCTGTGGGTAACTTGATGGGCAACCTGACCGGCAGCGTGATGCTCGAAGGCTGGCTGGCGCGGATGTTTTACGTGTCGCTGTACCGCATGCACCAGATGGCGCTGTACGGGCCGTTCCGCACGGCGATGTTGATGCTGGGCAGCAAGATTGGCCGTGGCACCGAACCGCGTCTGAAACTGCATTGA
- the yacG gene encoding DNA gyrase inhibitor YacG yields MSQIPTVECPTCGAPVEFTPENKFRPFCSDRCKLIDLGAWASEEHKIPVAPDAEDELFSGDFDPRH; encoded by the coding sequence ATGAGCCAGATCCCCACCGTTGAATGCCCGACCTGTGGCGCCCCCGTAGAATTCACCCCGGAAAACAAGTTTCGGCCGTTCTGCTCCGATCGCTGCAAACTGATCGACCTCGGCGCCTGGGCGTCGGAAGAACACAAGATTCCGGTCGCACCGGATGCCGAGGACGAACTGTTTTCCGGCGACTTCGACCCGCGCCACTGA